Genomic window (Nomia melanderi isolate GNS246 chromosome 14, iyNomMela1, whole genome shotgun sequence):
AGCTGGCATTGTTGAAGGACGAGGATCCTGGTGCcggtaatagcaaaataaatgTAAGCAAATATAAAGAGAAGGGATACGAAATCATTGTTACAACTGTTCGGTGTACAGCCACTGCATTCTCTTCAGATACATAGAGTGGATACCAGGACGGATCAGCAGAAAACCGACGATTTAATACAGGAGTATTTACAACAGTTGGAATTGCCCTCGGATAACGATCCCGTTCGCGAAGTTGAGTCGAGACTGAGAAAGCTGCAAGGTTTGGACGATACTCGCAAAAAGGTAAACCTTGCGCCTAATAGTCCCCATTAAACTCTATACTTTACGCGATAAACACTTTGGTATTTTAGCATTCCAGCGAAGCTGACGACGACGAAGAGGAGCACGTAacgaaaaaattaattgcaaaagCTCTCGCGGAAGCGGAACTCGAGAAAAAGTACGAAGCAGACGTAGACGAACTGGAGGAAATGGAAGTCGACGTACGTAACGTTTAAAATTCAAGGAAAATATATCGGTATAAACTTCTTACGTTGACATCGCTATTGTAGGTAGCAAAGCATACGGATGAAAACGACAGAGACGAAGTGGAGGAAcgggaggagaaggaggaggaggaggacgaggacgaggaggaaAAGCCTACGTGCGTAATGTGCAATCAGACTCGAAATCTAGAGAAATGCTTGGGCTGTTACGGTGATCTTTATTGTCCTGTATGCTACACGGATAATCACGACGACTCGGAAATGCCAACGCACAAAAGAGTACCGGCAACAACGGACCTGAATTTCTAGTATCGAGCGTACGAGGCAAAAGTTGTAGAAAGAAAATGCTTCTTAAGATTTAAATACTCCTTGCATCGTGCACACAGCTGATAAGAATAAGATCTATCGAGTCTTGTCGAACTGCAAGCCTGAAGTCGACACGCGTGCTtcgttcaaaaataattttataacattattgAATGATACGATGTAGTTCACGACGAATATAGGTGCTTTTGTCAAGATCGATTTTATTCTCCTTCAAACCGAACGACCGAGTTGTTCTACAGAAAAAGTTGCCGCGGAAGATTTCAACCGATCGCGAGTGGATCGGCTCTCGATTGATTCGCAGGTAGATACAGATAGTCCGTCGATGGTGTGTCGAGCGCAATAGAAAAAAGGCTGGTCGCCGCTTTGAAAAATTAGGCCACGAGTATTGTACGTTGGTCTTGCGTGTAATTGGTATTCGTACGTGCCATCGGTGATTAAAATACCGAGTGACTTCGCGGAGCCGATCTAGATGTCGGTAGAATCGTCCCATCGGCATCTTCACCGGGATTCCCCCGAGATGGTCGACGTCGCGACGCAAAAACCCGCTCTTCTCAAAATCTAAGCAGCCTTCTATTTATAGACGACTTGTATGCATCCGCCGTGCCAAGTTTTCGACGAGGTTCGTATCGAATACTGACAAAGTGTACAGGCTTTCTCCTTTTTACTTGATTAATCCGCGACGGTTTGATTTTCTACCGAATCCCGTCAAATCTACGAGTACAAAGAGCGTTACCGACAATATTCGCGAGAACGGGGAGAGAGTTCGTTAACGATTCGAGGATACACGAGGAAAGATGGTACACCGTACGATCTACGAAAAGGGTTCAGAGTTATCCAGGGGTGATCGCCTAGGATAAACGAAAGTTGTGCAAAGTCAGAAGGGGATTCCGATACGTCGAGTGTATCGGTCGGCAATCTTTCCCGATCTATCGGGATGAAATGAACTTGGTATCGCGAACGATACCCGCTCCAGTTCCAGTTTACCGTCGATTACACGCATGTTTGTCCTGATCTCGGCACGCGGAGAGAAGTTTCGATCGTCGGATGCAAACAGTTCGCAGGAATTTGCCAGTGAGAAAAAATCGTATAGCAAAGCGCGCATACCAAACTGCATTTTTCACGGGAATTTCGTTCGCTCTCGGCAGTGTACTTACCGTTGTTCCGTTcgcttgaaattttcttcgttccgCGGGACGCGTTTACGCGATCGAAAGTCGAAGAACAGAGATTCGACGGAATTCTAATTCGACGGTGTTCGAAACGCAAGAATGAGACATCGCGTTTCGCGCGAGATTTTTCATTCGATTCAGCAAGCTGGACCCGCGCCAGCGTTCCCCCGGTCGACTCTTCCGCGACTCTCCGTTTCGACGTTCGGTTATTTTCGAGTAAAATTTTTCACGAAATCGTTCCACGGCTCGCTCGGATTCGATCTGTTCGAGGTAGCCGTTGGAAACACGCGTTTCTCCGGTTAGAAAGATGGAAAAGGCGACCGGTGTTGCACGGATTCAAAGACCAGACTctgtatttcatttcatttcatttcatttcatttcatttcatttcatttcatttcatttcatttcatagaATGCGtttgttcataaaataattacattctcGCTTCGTATTTATACAAGTTTCTATCACACTCGGTTTTCTCGTTCAACATTTacgcattctctctctctctctctctctctcttgctcgcaCCCTATCGTACCATGCACATTCATCCTTCACAtcggaaaaatacaaaaattctgaCTTTTAAGCACGCGATCGCTATAGATACGTAAACAATGTCGtttggaaaagaaacgaaagaaaagaaagagagaaaaaaaaaagaaacaattgacGAAAATAATAATGAGTATCACCCTGAACAAGGAACCATAAAACAATGCAGCCCGATTCGGCGTCGCGTTAATGAGAAAACTAGCCGCGAAATCTCGCCTCCTCGTCAACGTTGAAAATGACTCGAACACGGGGTGCATCGTTTCTCACAGGTCGAGCACATACAATCCTAACAATATGTACACGGTTCGTATACGCAGGAGCGTTTCGTCGACGAAACCGGACGAAGCCTATATTCAGCGCGAACGgatctttaataaattataaataataataataataataattataacaagaATAATCGTTATATCAGAGTTAGTCGTCGATCGGACTTCGCGCTGTAATACTAGAAACGGATTTGGTTCCGTTCGAGAACGTTCATCCCCGACGATCTCAACGCGTTCACGAATCGTCGATATTAAAAAGATTCACGCTGAAAAGACGGTGCTCAACCCCCTTTCAGCGGTCAAGCTTCGAACACGGGTCGACTGCGCGCGTTCTTCGGTTCGATCGTCGACACCGAGCGGCagacaaaacaaagaaaagtagATATCGGTGTTGCGGTTCCGTTcccgttcgcgttcgcgttcgcgttcgcgttcacGGGGAACGCCTCCGCGCTCCGTTACACCGTTCCCTCGCGACGAATCGCGACGAATCGCGACAGAAAGAAACAAGAGGGGGCGCGGAAGAATGTTCAATTTCGATGCAGCTAAGGGAATAAATAATTCGGTCTCGTGAAATGTTTCTTCTTCGCGGTTCGGTCGGTTTTCACCGTTGCCGTTGCGCCGCGTGCCGGTCTCGCTAGCCGGAATCGTCGAAATGCAAGTAGCGGCGCCAGCAACGGTGATACCGCGAACAGGGAACAAGAAACAACAAACGAGAaccaagaaaaaagaaaaaaagaaaaaggacgtTCGTTGCTCCATACGCTGTTTCCTTACGGAGAATAAACGACCGCCGACACCGGGGACGCGTCGATCCACGACGCTTCGAATCGGCAGTAAACGTTACACGTTAAACGTTAAATGTTAAGTGTTAAGTGTTAAGTGTTAAGTGTTAAATGTGAAACGTTAAATGTTAAacgttaaacattgaaattacagAGATAAAAggtgcgacgcgacgcgatcgaaGAGAGTGTATCCTTTAAAAGAAAGCGCGGTCGACTCGTCTTCCCTACTTGGCGTCCGTTTCCGTGTTCTCCGGCGGTGGCAACGGTATCGGCTTGTCGGAGACCGAAGTGGCGGTAGCGGCGACACCGCCGGCGGCTtgtttcttcgtcttctttccccgcttgGTAGTCTTCGGCGACTGCTTCGCGTTACCGTCCACCTCCATCTTCTCGTCGGCGGGCTTCTTCTCGGGTTTCTCTTTCGGGACCTGCTCCTCGAGCGTCTTCTGGTCGGCGGCAGTGGTGTCCGTGTTCGAGGGAGCTAGCCCGTCTTCGGTCGCCGGTTGCCCGTCTCGGGGATCGTTCGGCGGGTTTGGTGCTCGCGAATCGTTCTCCGGCGCGACTTCGTTCGAGACTCGATTCTCCTGCTGTTCGTTGTCCCCGGGCGCGTCGTTCGCGGTGTTTTCCTtcgacgcggcggcggcggcggcgtcgacCTTGTTCCCATCGTCGACGGGAGGCTTAGCTTGCTCCGAACTCTGTTGCACCTCCATCGAAGCGACCGGTGGTTCCGCGGACTTGTCCACCGAAGCGGTGTCCATCGGTTCTCCGGAAGGCTCGGCGGCATCGTTGCTCGAGGCCGGATCGTCGACCGGCTTCTTCTGTTCGCAGCCTCCTTCGGGCTCGTTGCTCGCGGCAGAGGGGACGGGCGGCAACGGTATGGGTTCGTTCAGCCGTTCCTCCTGCTTCCTGTCCACGTCCATGGCTTCGGCGGGCTGGCTCTCGGAATCGAAGGGAGCCCGGTCTTCCGTCGCTACCGGCGACGTCGGCTGCGAAGGGACGATAGGAGCCTTCGACTCGAGCAGGCCGATCGTCTCCTGTATGCTCGTTATAGCGTTCTTCCTCGCTTGTCTCACGTTTTCCCTGCCCTCGGTTTCGATGTCGTCCAGTTTGATCAGCTCTCTGGTCAGCATTTCGTCGAGGTATATGTACTCTTTGTCTTTCCTCGAGTTCCCGCTGTATAGTTTCACTTGCTCCGCCAGAGCGTCGACCTCTTTCTGCACGAGGGCTACCCTCTCCAACGGATCCTTCGGAACGACGGGCTTCGGTTTAGGCGGTtcctgttgttgttgctgcggttgctgctgctgctgttggtggtggtggtggtcgtTTTGCTGTTGAGGCTGTTGGGCGTACTGTTGTTTGCGCGGTTGCGGCTGCTCGTATTGCTGCTGGTGTCTAGGATGTTGCTGCTGATAGCCGTGAGCTTGTTGCTGTTGCCTGCGCGAGGGTTGCTCGAAGCTGGTCTGGCTCGGATAGAACGGATCTTGAAAATTCGCTGACCACTGATGGGACCTGCCGAAAGGCGACTCCGCGAAATGCGGCGACCTCTGGAAATGAGGAGGCGGCGCGTGGAACTGCGTGCGAGGAGGAGAAGCTTCTCTCCTGTAATGCGGCTCGTCGAAACTTTTCGTCAGAACGGGCTCGTCTCTGCCTTCCACGAAGATCGGTATGTGCCTGACGTTGCCCTGCTGTTGCGGTTGCGTCTGAGCTTGAGGTTGCTGAGGGTATTGTTGTTGGTGCTGCTGCTGTTGAGGGtactgttgttgctgctgctgctgctgttgagggtattgttgttgctgctgctgctgctgctgctgttgctgctgctgctgctgctgctgctgctgttgagggtactgttgctgctgctgctgctgctgttgctgctgatgCTGAGGTTGATTGTGTTGGGGAGTTATGTCTATCCTCGACACGAATCTCTGGCCCTGCGGTGGCGTCTGCTGCTGATGATGCTGATGGTGCTGATGGTCCGGACACTGCTGGGGCAGCTGGTCCTGCTGATGGACGCGCTGCTGGCAGAAGGACTGCCTGTTCTCCGGCGGGGCGGACATGGACCGTTGGCCACGGTTCCTTTTGTCCGGATTCTCCATGTCGTGACGGTGCTGACCTATGTCGACCGTGTTGCGCAGTCCGTACTGGGGGATTTGGCTTCTCTCCCGATGGAGGTTGTTCCCTTCCGGTTCGCCGTGAGAGCTGGCCGCGCTGGCTCCGCTCGCGGCGCTGCTCCCGCTCGCTTGACTCCTCGCGTCCTCGTCCGAGTAACCTTGGTAGTTGTTGTTCGCGGCGTTTCCAGAGCCACGGTTTCGATTGCGAAGCGAACCGTGGAAAGGTATGTCGCCCCAGGCCGGTCCGAGCAGGTGATCCGCGAACTCCGGGTGTCGAGCGGCCAGCTGGTCCAGCTGAGCGCGGATGTCGCTGCCGCGTCTACCGAAACCCTCGTCGTCGAACGGGAATCCCTGCAACAATCCAACAGAGCGGGGTCACCGTTATTACTCTTCCTCGGCAATTTCGAGTCGGGCAAACTTCGAGGTAAGCCAGGCGAGAAAGTAGCGAACGAATGATAGATTGGAATGGCCAGCGCCATCGCGTTCGGACCGAGCGCGTACTCTGAATTCGCGTGGGCGAACCTCTCGTGACGCAGCGAGTTACGGGTTTTACGTCaccggaaaactatatatagggCCGACGGATACGCGTACCCGCGACCACCTATGTATTTCCCGTTCACTCGCGCCAAAGTAATTCGGTCGAACGGCGCGGGATTTCGCGTCCGCGAATAATAACGACCGTTCGAGAGTCCGTGAACCTTTCCGCTTCGAGGGCTATTTTCGCTTTCGTCGTCCCTCCTCTCCCTGATCGAACGATCCTCGAGATCTCTCGCGCGTTCGGAGCGCGAGTTTCGGCGGCTTCGAGAGTCGCCAAGCTGGAGAAGCGTGTCGCGAAGTTTCCCCGGCTGCCCTTTAAAGGCGCAGCTCGGCTTTCCGCGACTCGCCCGGCCGCAAGGTCTGCCGGCCGTTCTTTCAACGCGGAAAGAAGAGCCTCGGGACGGCGAGGCGCGTTCGGAGCGTTGCGAGACGCGACGGAATTAGCCCTCGGAGCCGAAAACACGCTAGATTCCGAGCACTCGGAGCCGCATTCCTTCCAGCGGTCCTCTCCGAACCGACGGCACGTATCTCGGCTTTTCTCTTCTGGTTTCGTTTCGGTCCCGCCACGAGCGGACGGAACGCGAGGAAGCTCGGCTAAGCTGAGGCTCGTTCGGCTCCAAGGAGAAAACGAGTCGAGCGACCGCTGGCAAAAAGTCGTTCGAAGCGGCTACGCTCGACCATAAACCGAAAGAACTGGGTGAATGTCAGCCGAGACGGCGTCCAACGAAACGATCCTCGGTGAAACTGTGTCACGGCCTTTGGAATCGGAATCGCAATAGCAATCGCGAGTGCGAGCGCGAAAGCGAGAACGACACCGAAAGCGACAGCGAAAGCGAAAGCGACAGCGAAAGCGACAGCGACAGCGACAGCGACTCGGTTGCGACCGATTCGAGATCTCGCAGGAGGGACCGCTCGCGACCCGAACGGCCGGCGGTCGCTTCCGTCTTGGAGCTCGCACGCCCACGCGCGGCGCGACCGCTTCGAAGCGTCatcgcgagccgcgcgcgcgcgcgggcacgCTCGAGTGTTTACCGGAAAccggtttctttttcttcgtcccTCTTTTTTTCGCGAAAACGGACGGCCGATTAGATCATTCGCAAAAATATCGCGTTATCGGTTGCCGGTCCGGTCCGCTGCCGCTTCGAGGAAAAGCGCGTCGAGGAAATCGCGTCGGATTCTCGCAGCCACCTTCCTTATACGGCCGAGAATTCCAGCCGATCGATTTTAGCGGATTTACGCGACACGCGCGGTGCGACGTCCGTTACGTCGTCGAGGGTCGTCGTAACGAGACGGACAAAGGAAACGACGGACGTCGCGCCGAGCCTAATACGAGCCAGCGACACGCGCGATCGCGTCGCCTACACGTCGACACTGGTCGATTCGTCGGATCTCGGCGGCGTTTCTCTCGTTCGATCCGTCTCGCCGTTGACCGAGTTCCCGTCCCTTTAACGGCGGACCGCGACACGATTTAAATCGCAGTTGCGCTCACGTGTACGCGACTCGTCGGGGGAAGGGAGGGCGGTGCGTCTCTCCGCTCGATCCGCTCGATCCGCCCGATCCGCTCGAGCGACACGAGCGATGCCAAGCGAGAGATCTCGGCTCGGCTCAGCGTCGCGCCAACGGTAAACGATCGACAAACGCCTCGTCTCGAACTCGAACGTTCTGGAAGTGACGGCTCGTCGCCTCGTCGTCGCCTCGTCGTCGCGCGTTCGTCATCGCCGCCTACCCGTCGCCCGTCCGGTTTCGTTTCGACATTCGAACAGAGGAGAGAAGAATCGAGTTCGGAAAGGACGAGAGAAAAGAAATGCTGGCGCCACTTACGGGGAACGGACGGTCCAAATCGATAGGGTCTCCGAATTCGGATGCTTTGTCCAGGATGACAGACGAGTCCATTTTCTGGACAGTTCGTTCCGTGACGATCGCTTCCTCGGCGTTTCAGACAGCGGTTTTCTAGCCGCTGTTAGAGGTTAGGCGTGTCGCGGCCGTTCGCCCTGTTCGGTTTCGTGTTCGTGTTCGTGTTCGTGTTCGTGTTCGTGTTCGTGTTCGTGTTCGTGTTCGCGATCGAGTTCGCGGTCGTGTGGTGCAGTTAGCAGATCTTTAGCGGGTTAAGCCTCTCTTTTTAGCTCGACTCGGCGGGGATCGGCCTGCGAAGCTTGCTAGACAAGGATGCGGTTAACGGAGACGCGTGCGAAAATTAAGGGTACTGCGGGCACACTCTCGTCTAACAATCTGTCAATGATTACCGGGAGATGCGACAAAGTCCGTTTGCGTGATCCTCGCTTTTCGTTACGCAACGGCTACACCAGAGCCGTGTCCGCCTTTACTATCGGTCgtcactctccctctctttccgaTCTTTCACTGGTCACGCACTCTCTCGCGCGGACGAAATCGAGTACTCGCGGCGACGACGACTCGAGACGAGAGCGAACGTCTCTCCTCGAAAACGGGAATAATGCGACTCGCTTGCCCTGCGACTGGATAGCGAAACTGTCACCGCGCCGCCGAGGCGACTCGAATATATTTGTCGTGTGGGACGCACCGAGGCCCACGTGACCGCCGAGCCGACCGCGGCCGAGCGCGCCCGAGGCGAGCCGACCGACTGTGCCAGACCCTGCTAGAACGTTCCTCGCGCTTCTCTGCCGTTCTCTAGCGTTCTCTAGCGTTCTCTAGCGTTTTCTATCGGTCCGTCTCGACGAATCGACCGGACGGAAGGAAACGCGTCTTCCCGGACTCGCGGCAGTCCAAGAATCCCGCCAATTTGGAAACGGGCGGCGGCTCTCTCCGTGCGTTCGAACCGACGGTTTCCTTCTCGATCGAGATCGCGAATGGCGGCCGACCGATTCGAAGGCGACTCGCCCCTTTTTTTCGAGCGgtctctcctcctcctctcctCTCCACGGCCGCGTTCGCTTCTCTTTCGAATCGGTCCGGCGCGCGAGGCTGTGCTCCAGGAACTTGTTTACCTATGTCCTTTTATAGTAAGCTCCGATTCCCTTCGCGTTCGTATTCCCGTCCGAAAAGTTGCTCGCGACTCTCGGTCTCTGGCCGCGCTATCTATAATCGCCAAGAATCGTCCTATAAGCGGAAACGATCCGCTAAATATAATCCATAGCCGCGTCGTTCCTCTTCGAAAAGAATCGCGGCGCGTTCCAGGCGACCGATTCGATTCGTTCGGCTCTTTTTCTCCCGGTCGCCGCGAGTCGTCCGATTCGGAGGCGAATTCGTTTCGACCGAGAAAACTCGCGTACGAACACCGAGCGCGTAATTTTAGAGCCGGCCGAATTACGAAATGGAAGCGCTTTCGAAACGCCGACGAGGAGGCGCGTCGCGATCGCGAACGCCGCTCCGACCGCCTCGGATTTTTCCGATTCGAGATCCGAATGCGTGCACGAATACGGAAAACGCCGAGAGGCCGAATAATCGCGATTAATAATAGTCGCGCGCGCGGTTCATCGGTTGACGGGCGAACCGGCTGTCCGCTGGACAAACCCGCGGCTCGATTCCCCTCGACGTCCACTCCGCACCCTATTTATTTAGGTATTTACGAATTTACGGATTTACGAGCGCGGCCCGAGCTCCGCCATTGAATATTCGTCATACGATCGGATTCTGGCTCGGCTCCAGCCTCTTCGGCTCGCCGTGAAAATATGCCTGGGCCAGGTAAACGCGTGTCGCGAGATCGCGTCCTttccgtcccgtcccgtcccgtcccgtcccgtcccgtcccgttccGTCCCGTTCCGACAGAGACGATCGAGAAAAGATCGAGCTTCAAAGGTAGATTACACCGATAGCCGTGGCCGAGCTTTCGACCGAACCGAGTTGCCTAGTTCCACAGTCCTAGAAACGTCACGTTTCCGCTTGTCCAAGACTAAGCGTTCCGCGATAACGAGTAAACGATAGGCGAATGCGGCTCGGTGTCATTAGGGAGTAATTAACGAGACGCGACTGGACGGGCGCCAAGTTCACCGGGAACAAGGTTTCGCAACCGAACGGGACCATTCGAAATCGGCTTTCTCGCAGCGTTCCACTCCTCGACGGAAAACCGTTTCCTCCACGGCGATTCGAACGAAAAGGAGAAACCGACGATCGCTCGACGACACTTACCCAACGGCTGCGCGCCGCGCGTTTACCGATCCACGATCGTGGATATCGTTTCGGCGCGTCGACGATTTTACCGAGCGAAATGCCACGCTCGAAGCGGTGTCGGGACGGTCGAGAGGTTTCCGATGTTTACACAACActgaacaatataaatataaatataaatataaatataaatataaataggaaGGGAACGCGAGACCGTCGACGCGTGCGTGTTCCGCGTCGCTCGCCGACTACGGGACGAACCGACGAACTCGCGACTCGCGGATCCTGCTAGAGCTGCGGATTACGTAATTAGCGTAACGACGAATCGCTCGGAGACGCATCGCGGAACTGGCCAACTATCCGCGGATTCGATCGCGTTCCAACGGCGAGCGTTACGCTTCTCCCCGCCGAGAGAGATGGCAACACGCGGGCAGGGGATATAGATTCCACGCTGGCATCGCTAGCCCATCGCGAGCCCATCGCGAGCGACGCGGCCGGCGTGTCCTAGCTTCGAGCGTTATCCGCGATTATCGCAACGTAACGGGAATCTAACGGGAATCTAACGGGAACCGGATAACAATGGAGCGGAATGCGACGACGTTATCGCGAGCGAAAGTCCCAGCATAGCCGCCGGCTCGTCGGGAGAGTCGGAACAGCTGATCGACGATGCGAGAAAACGCGCTCACCGCGAGTCGCGTCGGATCGCGACGAAACGCCGCGGATAACGACCCTGGACCGTTTAGAGTAATAGTGTTGCCATCTAACGGTGCAACCGATCGATCAATCTAGCCGTATCGCGCGAGGTCCCCGTCGATAACGCGAGCTCCCCGTCTTTATTAGCCGATCGACCAAGGCAGGTAAGCGTGCGAGTGTGCGTCGAGTACTCGCGACCGCGCGACTACCGGAAATCCTCGTTTCTAGATTTCAAGATCCCCGCCGAAAGCGAGTGCCGCGTCGTTCGTTCGAGGCGCGCGAACAGAAATTCGCGGGCCACCGAAGTCGAGTCCACTCCGCTCGCCGTTTCCGTCGAAATCGGAGAATCGATTCGAGAGAGAGAACGGAAGAGCGACAGCAGGAAACGGATGGACGGTTCGATGGGTCGATCGATGGGTCGATCGATGGGTCGATCGATGGATCGAGACGCAAGGACGCGGCCCTCGACCGCGGGCCCCGGCTTCGATCTCGCTGTTCGATTCCGTGCACGCGTCTCGATCGCTCGCACGATCATCGATAATGACGATCGATGATCTACGGTGATCGATAGCGTTGCCAGGAGCTCAGAAGGTTCGAGGAGTTCGATCGACCGCCGCTCGTCGGCAAGCCGGCGTACCGTGACGTCATTGGGCCTGCGACAGCAGACGCATTCCTTCGCCGATGCCGATTCGCGACTCCGGGTCGATTCTCGCTCGATCCCGGATCGATTCCGGATCATCGATCATTTTCGATCCGTATCGTCCGCCGCGGTAGCGGACGCGTTCAATTTCAACCTGGACGTTCGAGCATCTTTCGATGGACGCGCGCGTGGCGGCAAGGTGTGGCAGGGTGCGGGTAAAAGCTAAAAGCTGCTCCGGTTAAAAGCTCGAAAGGTCAAGGCGTCCATCGATACCGGAATAAGCTCGCGCCTGTACTCGACCATTTCCCAGCGACTTCCGAAGCGTTCGTCGCGAGACGGGGTCGTCGTCCCTTTTCAGAAGCGGTCCGACGACGGTCCGTGGCGCGCCGAGAGATTTTCGCTTCGCGGCCCGAAGCTTCCTCGAGGCTCGCCTCGTAATTTTCACGAGGTGACTCACGGAGTAATTAGGATGTACCGCGTGGATCGTGACATATTCGAGCCCgcgcccctctctctctctctctctctctctcctccgccCCTACACCACGGACTTTCGGACCGTCTCCTCCACTTTCCGCGGCGGCGTTCGTTCGCGAACCCGACATTCCTGTCGCGCGAGCCATCCGTTCCGCGAATCGAAGGGAAAGGGCCGCGAACCTCGACCCAACAAAGACCGGAGGAATGCCAGGTTGGCTTCGGCACCGCGGCAAATGCTTTTTCGAATCGTTTCCTCCGGCGCGCGCGAACCGATTTAAAGGGAACAGATTCCCGGAGGGGTGCTAGCAGTCTAGCATCAACGTTCCAAGAGGATCGTCGAAAAATCCGTTCGACTATATTTCGAGGAAAGCCTGCGTGTCGCGAGTCGGATCGACGGATTATTCTGGATCGACGCTCTCGCTCTGGAATGGCGAGAGACTCAATGGCGGCTATTTTGAGAGATCTCTCGgcgtcgtcggcgtcgtcggCCGTCGAGAACGTTCCTACGTTCGCTCCAAGATGGTTCGAATTCTCAGGTTGCCTCGAACCGCG
Coding sequences:
- the LOC116433996 gene encoding uncharacterized protein LOC116433996 isoform X2, producing the protein MIFYVAVVGVKKVCGPCYNKRNSTRKEGTINDIAMSQEPQEPLAPVDITKRLEALENPAKPPIVMYKHTNHWDKFKTGLEPIDQEIVDRLRKLKEEDKTTTLSVDEIRKKLALLKDEDPGAGNSKINIHRVDTRTDQQKTDDLIQEYLQQLELPSDNDPVREVESRLRKLQGLDDTRKKHSSEADDDEEEHVTKKLIAKALAEAELEKKYEADVDELEEMEVDVAKHTDENDRDEVEEREEKEEEEDEDEEEKPTCVMCNQTRNLEKCLGCYGDLYCPVCYTDNHDDSEMPTHKRVPATTDLNF
- the LOC116433996 gene encoding uncharacterized protein LOC116433996 isoform X3, which encodes MSQEPQEPLAPVDITKRLEALENPAKPPIVMYKHTNHWDKFKTGLEPIDQEIVDRLRKLKEEDKTTTLSVDEIRKKLALLKDEDPGAGNSKINIHRVDTRTDQQKTDDLIQEYLQQLELPSDNDPVREVESRLRKLQGLDDTRKKHSSEADDDEEEHVTKKLIAKALAEAELEKKYEADVDELEEMEVDVAKHTDENDRDEVEEREEKEEEEDEDEEEKPTCVMCNQTRNLEKCLGCYGDLYCPVCYTDNHDDSEMPTHKRVPATTDLNF
- the LOC116433996 gene encoding abscission/NoCut checkpoint regulator isoform X1, yielding MSCNVCQKKFSFFTKEVACPGCGFSYCSKCLKYKCDIPNRGVKKVCGPCYNKRNSTRKEGTINDIAMSQEPQEPLAPVDITKRLEALENPAKPPIVMYKHTNHWDKFKTGLEPIDQEIVDRLRKLKEEDKTTTLSVDEIRKKLALLKDEDPGAGNSKINIHRVDTRTDQQKTDDLIQEYLQQLELPSDNDPVREVESRLRKLQGLDDTRKKHSSEADDDEEEHVTKKLIAKALAEAELEKKYEADVDELEEMEVDVAKHTDENDRDEVEEREEKEEEEDEDEEEKPTCVMCNQTRNLEKCLGCYGDLYCPVCYTDNHDDSEMPTHKRVPATTDLNF
- the stv gene encoding BAG domain-containing protein starvin isoform X1, with the translated sequence MSYYFRDKSKFGDKLRGKSGDELLQEIKQQFDEDAKSFFKPTAGRSAGRDPFERHTVFPRGFPFDDEGFGRRGSDIRAQLDQLAARHPEFADHLLGPAWGDIPFHGSLRNRNRGSGNAANNNYQGYSDEDARSQASGSSAASGASAASSHGEPEGNNLHRERSQIPQYGLRNTVDIGQHRHDMENPDKRNRGQRSMSAPPENRQSFCQQRVHQQDQLPQQCPDHQHHQHHQQQTPPQGQRFVSRIDITPQHNQPQHQQQQQQQQQQQYPQQQQQQQQQQQQQQQQQQQQQYPQQQQQQQQQYPQQQQHQQQYPQQPQAQTQPQQQGNVRHIPIFVEGRDEPVLTKSFDEPHYRREASPPRTQFHAPPPHFQRSPHFAESPFGRSHQWSANFQDPFYPSQTSFEQPSRRQQQQAHGYQQQHPRHQQQYEQPQPRKQQYAQQPQQQNDHHHHQQQQQQPQQQQQEPPKPKPVVPKDPLERVALVQKEVDALAEQVKLYSGNSRKDKEYIYLDEMLTRELIKLDDIETEGRENVRQARKNAITSIQETIGLLESKAPIVPSQPTSPVATEDRAPFDSESQPAEAMDVDRKQEERLNEPIPLPPVPSAASNEPEGGCEQKKPVDDPASSNDAAEPSGEPMDTASVDKSAEPPVASMEVQQSSEQAKPPVDDGNKVDAAAAAASKENTANDAPGDNEQQENRVSNEVAPENDSRAPNPPNDPRDGQPATEDGLAPSNTDTTAADQKTLEEQVPKEKPEKKPADEKMEVDGNAKQSPKTTKRGKKTKKQAAGGVAATATSVSDKPIPLPPPENTETDAK
- the stv gene encoding BAG domain-containing protein starvin isoform X2 produces the protein MDSSVILDKASEFGDPIDLDRPFPGFPFDDEGFGRRGSDIRAQLDQLAARHPEFADHLLGPAWGDIPFHGSLRNRNRGSGNAANNNYQGYSDEDARSQASGSSAASGASAASSHGEPEGNNLHRERSQIPQYGLRNTVDIGQHRHDMENPDKRNRGQRSMSAPPENRQSFCQQRVHQQDQLPQQCPDHQHHQHHQQQTPPQGQRFVSRIDITPQHNQPQHQQQQQQQQQQQYPQQQQQQQQQQQQQQQQQQQQQYPQQQQQQQQQYPQQQQHQQQYPQQPQAQTQPQQQGNVRHIPIFVEGRDEPVLTKSFDEPHYRREASPPRTQFHAPPPHFQRSPHFAESPFGRSHQWSANFQDPFYPSQTSFEQPSRRQQQQAHGYQQQHPRHQQQYEQPQPRKQQYAQQPQQQNDHHHHQQQQQQPQQQQQEPPKPKPVVPKDPLERVALVQKEVDALAEQVKLYSGNSRKDKEYIYLDEMLTRELIKLDDIETEGRENVRQARKNAITSIQETIGLLESKAPIVPSQPTSPVATEDRAPFDSESQPAEAMDVDRKQEERLNEPIPLPPVPSAASNEPEGGCEQKKPVDDPASSNDAAEPSGEPMDTASVDKSAEPPVASMEVQQSSEQAKPPVDDGNKVDAAAAAASKENTANDAPGDNEQQENRVSNEVAPENDSRAPNPPNDPRDGQPATEDGLAPSNTDTTAADQKTLEEQVPKEKPEKKPADEKMEVDGNAKQSPKTTKRGKKTKKQAAGGVAATATSVSDKPIPLPPPENTETDAK